The Erigeron canadensis isolate Cc75 chromosome 1, C_canadensis_v1, whole genome shotgun sequence genome segment GTCCTCGGCTTTCTTTTTGAgcatttctttatatttttcaattctAGGTCCTTCAGTGAAATGGCGCCCGGTTTTTTTGTCAGAACACTTTATGTTCAGAAGTGTTACTTCAGCAGGCTTGTTGAGGCCTTGTCCGATAGGTGGTTTCTTTGTCTCGTCCAAATAAACAATCACTTCGCGATTATTGAATTGGATAAGAGACTCAAGTTCTAAACGTCTCACGTCTGTTTCCCCAAGGAATTTGATGCTTCCATAATTATGACGACCCACAACAAAATCCTTTACACGGCGGCAAAAACCTGGTTGGGCTCGCTCTTTGGCTGCTAACTCCTGGATCCGAGGCTCAGTGTAGTAATCTGATTGACGTAGTTTGGGCATAAGTGCCTCAATATCAGCCCCGTGTTCATATACAATTGCTGCCTCTCCGGCTCTGTGACCCGTCAAGCTGATATATGAGTCTGATTTCGGGGCTGACTGATCATCATGTACACCATTAGTCTTTTGCACCATATTAATAGATGTAGTTTGTTCCTTTAGAATGCCATTTTCAGAATGATTTCCTACAAACGATTTGTAATTGAATAAACGAGGAAATATAAGAAAGGtaatacaaacaaacaaataacaaaGCTTAAATATGCTACTAGAATATAACATATTATAGCTAAAAAAGGTAATTGCAGATAACAAGGACTTTGTAATTGTTAGAAGTATCATATAAGAATGATCTTACTATTTCCATTATCTGCAAAGCGCCCATTTACATGAGTGGTAGAAGCGAACTCTCTACTTTCACctaaatttgaaaaagaaaaaaaaaaatgctgaGATGATGCATCTTATTATTAGCAAGCTTTCCATAAtcctttaaaaatatttaccattagCTTGTGCTGGAGAAGAAGCATTTTTTGGTTTATCTGCTGATGGTTTTCCAGGCCCTTGTTCTAGAGGACGAATGACCAGAGCTCTTGGATTCTCCCTGGGAACGAAAAGAGCATCTGCTTTGGGTGTGCTGGTAGTATCTTCCTCGTCACTGAAAAATGAGACCTGCAGAAACCAATCACATCTTTAAAACCTAGTTTTCTGTTTTGGAGACACTATATGaaactaagaaaaaaaacatgagaCTAAACTTAGTCATAAAACCTTAAATCACCTTTGGACCATCAGTTTTCGGGAGATATTTCCTAGCGGGCAACCTAACTCGCCGTTGAGAAAGATGGCGAGAAGTCAGCACAGATGATAGCCTCAGGGGAGCAGGTTTGTCAACCACCTAAAGAGGGAAACAGTAAGCTACAAGAACCATATTAAAGTTGATCTAGATTTGTGAGTGTGAGTAACTATGTAGGAAGCAATAAATGTGGGCATAAAGACCCAAGTGATTCAAATACAAACAGAAAAAATTGAACACAAACTAAACAAGTGGCTACACTTGATTGTTTATATAATACATACTGGCAAGCTGGAAATCCCATATTGAATTGAAGGTGCATTTCCCACACCGCCAATTGACATTTGAGGCATTGCTGGTAGAGTTCCAAAAGGATTTGTAATAGATTGCTGTTGTGCAAGTGCTGGGACCTGATTAGAAGACCTGTAACATTAAGGATGTTGATGCATTGAGAAATTCCATATGAAAAGAATAATATACAACACTTGGTAAAAAAAAGAACATACAGTTGCCCAAAATTATTCTGACCAAAAATGCTAGATGTGCCACCAATGCCGGCTGTTATTAAAGAAGGTAAGAAAAATGAAAGGAAACTGAGTTAAAGAAGAATTTCAAAATGGCTTTCATAGAgtataaaaattgaaataagATGAATCACCTGTTGGTGCTGGGAAAGCAAAACCACCTGGATTCTGAGTTGGTTGAGCTGATTGAAAAGGCATTGAAAGTGAAGGCTGCATACATCACCAACAAAAATTAGATAATGACTAAAAATTCTGAACTCAAGCTCAGATCCCAGTTCGGAAATATAACCAATTTGCATATTGATACAAGCATGTCAATGATCTCATATAGAACAAACAAATTGAGACGAGTGAACAGAAAAAATAAGGTGTGTTGTAGACAGTCTTgcctctacccaaaggtagataGACTGCTTCATAAGTACCTCCGGCTAAACGGAGGAAGAACTGTGAGAGTAAGAGGTAAGTAACGATACATGTCGGCCAAGTATCACCTTTTTACATTAAGAAAAGAGTAAAATAACAGAACATACAGCCTAACACACCTTATAGCATATCCAACAAAACATAACTTATAAGAGCCCATCTGAACATATTACATGGAAACATAAAAGGTGATTTCAATTAAAGATTTCAGTAAGatgatttaaaataaaagaaagaataaaagcAAACAGTCTTCCTGCTAACAATCAATAAGGGGTTTCAATCATCTAAATTCTTTAGGCATGCTATTGATTAAGTTAATAAGGTTTGCAAACTACATTACTACCGCATCAATCGTCTAAACTCTTAGAAACGCTAGGGGCATACACCGATTAAACATAAACTTTGTGTAACTTTCCATTTAAGACTGGTTTCCTTTCAGAAATTTTTTCCATACCCATTGAGGCAAAACATAACACAAATCAGCCTGATCAAAAGCAATTGGTTCTTACATTGAGAAAGTAACCACAACAATCAAATACATAGAACTATCTGCCTCTAgaaatgccaaaaaaaaaaacacaaaacctaAACTTCATTATAGAATAACAAACATTATAACTTGTAAATCAGCCTAATAGTTCATATCTATAGCAAATTTAGTCACCAGTTCACCACACCTAACACACTTTAAGGAAAAGTAATTTTTGTATATAGGGGCAATAATAATTCATCTGTAGCGCCTCGGCAACTCAATGTCCCATGACTGGTTGACGGATCTACAGACTCAAAAGAGATGTGGGTAATGTCACAGATTCTGATCCACTTCACATAATTAGACTTGTAAAAAGAGAGCAACAAGCTAAAAATCTTAGACCACTTTAAAATATTAGCTTTTTAGTAGACTAACCATAGTAATACCTACCTACAAGACCATTAAGAAGTTGTAGAAACAAAACGAGAAAAAATAAGTTTCCCGACGACTATATTAACATTTAGTAATAATAAGTAATCAAAGATTCATAAAAAGCACCAGAAGAAACTCACAGTTGTCGAGTTGAATGCCATGCTGCTAGCGTTTAATGATGGGGTGCTTGAGAACATGTTTGTTGCAAATGCATTTGATTGATTAAAGGCAGGAGCACTAAACGCTGAGACAGGCTGCGCAAAGTTACTCTGCGCAAACGGAGAACTGGTTTGGGAGGGAGTGGACTGAAACAGGGGAGTAGATTGTGTGTTGGCGAAGTTTAGACTAGTAGAAAATTGAGTTCCCTGGGGTTGATTTGTATTAAATATAGATGGTGTTCCAAAAGTTGATGTACTAGGAGTACCAAAAAGAGATGGAGAAGTAGCAGATGCAAAAGCAGAAGCTGTACCAAATACAGATGGTGTTGAAGTTGGTGTTGATGCAAATGGGTTAGATGTGGCAACACTAAAGGGCGAAGATACAAGTGAAGGGGTTGAGTTTGAAAAACCCGGAGTACTGAAAGTTGAGGTCTTTGGGGCAAATGGGTTGGTAGATGTAGTGGAAGAAAATGGATTTGAAGATGTCTGATTAAACGCAGGAGAGGAAGAAAAAAGGTTTGATTGCTGAGTATTATTACCAAAGCCCATTCCACTAGAAGACTGACTAGCAGGATTTGGCCCACCTGAAACCAAAATAACAACAAACAGAAGAAATACATAAATACTAACAAATCAGAAAATCAATGATGACCACAATAGTTATTACCTTTATCTCCTGCTTGATAGTCTTCCCATCTGAGTTCTTCATGACTTTTTTCTTTGTATGCAGGCATCGCcgatattgattccagtttccCGACAGCGGTACCGCTAGCACCACTATCAGCCTCAGGTGTCTGAGCATAAGGGGTTACTCTACTTCCCACACGTTGAACAGACGGTTGTCCAAAACCAGGGCTCCCAAATGCTGGTGTCGTAGTCTGAACACCTGCATTTGTGTGTAGAAACATAGTTCAGCTAAGTAAACATTAAGCACCAGAGTACATATTATTAGttcataaacaaataaacaactATGTACAGAGCATTGTACCAAACGGAGAGCTTGGCGCCCCAAAGGTCGAGGTAGCAGTACCAAATGGACTGCTGCTAAATGCAGCTGCAGATTGACCAAATGCTGGACTAGACCCAAAAGCGAAAGGAGAGCTAGCAGAGCCAAAAGCAGGGGTCGGTGAAGAGCCAAATGCTGGAGTACTTGAGGTTCCAAAAGCAGTACTCGAAGAACCAAATGCTGAACTTGATACACCAAAGGCTGGAGTGCTAGAAGCACCAAATGCTGGAGTACTAGATCCAAAAACAGAAGAGCCAGAAACACCAAATCCGGATCCTGTGTTGCCAAATGATGGGGTTGATGTTGAACCAAAAGCAGGTGTGCTTGTGACACCAAACGCAGGAGTGCTTGTGGCACCAAAAGCAGAAGTGCTTGCGGATCCAAATGCTGGTGTGCTCGGAGCACCAAAGGCAGGTTGACTAGAAGCTCCAAAAGGTGATGAGCCAAACACGCTGGTTCCAAAAGCAGGTTGTGATTGCTGAAACGAACTTCCAAAAGGACTCG includes the following:
- the LOC122599968 gene encoding nuclear pore complex protein NUP98A — encoded protein: MFGASNPFGQSSNSPFGSPSVFGQNNNANNNPFAQKPFGSPSPFGAQTGGSIFGGTSTGVFGSSPAFGASSTPTFGSSMPAFGASSSPAFSSSSPAFGASSSPAFGGTSAFGQKPAFGFGSTPQASPFGSSFQQSQPAFGTSVFGSSPFGASSQPAFGAPSTPAFGSASTSAFGATSTPAFGVTSTPAFGSTSTPSFGNTGSGFGVSGSSVFGSSTPAFGASSTPAFGVSSSAFGSSSTAFGTSSTPAFGSSPTPAFGSASSPFAFGSSPAFGQSAAAFSSSPFGTATSTFGAPSSPFGVQTTTPAFGSPGFGQPSVQRVGSRVTPYAQTPEADSGASGTAVGKLESISAMPAYKEKSHEELRWEDYQAGDKGGPNPASQSSSGMGFGNNTQQSNLFSSSPAFNQTSSNPFSSTTSTNPFAPKTSTFSTPGFSNSTPSLVSSPFSVATSNPFASTPTSTPSVFGTASAFASATSPSLFGTPSTSTFGTPSIFNTNQPQGTQFSTSLNFANTQSTPLFQSTPSQTSSPFAQSNFAQPVSAFSAPAFNQSNAFATNMFSSTPSLNASSMAFNSTTPSLSMPFQSAQPTQNPGGFAFPAPTAGIGGTSSIFGQNNFGQLSSNQVPALAQQQSITNPFGTLPAMPQMSIGGVGNAPSIQYGISSLPVVDKPAPLRLSSVLTSRHLSQRRVRLPARKYLPKTDGPKVSFFSDEEDTTSTPKADALFVPRENPRALVIRPLEQGPGKPSADKPKNASSPAQANGESREFASTTHVNGRFADNGNRNHSENGILKEQTTSINMVQKTNGVHDDQSAPKSDSYISLTGHRAGEAAIVYEHGADIEALMPKLRQSDYYTEPRIQELAAKERAQPGFCRRVKDFVVGRHNYGSIKFLGETDVRRLELESLIQFNNREVIVYLDETKKPPIGQGLNKPAEVTLLNIKCSDKKTGRHFTEGPRIEKYKEMLKKKAEDQGAEFVSYDPVKGEWKFRVSHFSRYWLQDDNEDDLA